The window GGGTGCGCGGGGCGTTCCATTCCGTTTCTGCGCTGTGACTCATCCATCTGCCGGCGAATGCGTGCACGCTGTGCTTCACGTTCCTCACGTTCGCGCTGCGCAATGCGCAGACGTTCCGTCTGCAGTTCCTCGGAGCTGTAGCAGACGCGTGCCTGCCGAACGATCTCCGGCAGCTGCGTGTAGAGATACCGACCGGGGCAGGCGGTCGCATTCAGGTCGCGATGCCCCTTTACAGTGGACTGCCATACGGGATCGAGTTGGTAGACAGTGCAGAGTGATGCGATGAGGCGTGCCGCCGAGGCTTTCTGCGCCTCTGTCGGAGTACCGATCTCGAAGTTGCCGGCGAGGTTGATGCCGACCGTATGACGGTTCTCTCCGTAGACATGGGCACCGACCGTGCCGAGCGGCCGTCCCTCCTCGATTGTGCCGTCCTTGCGGATGATGAAATGATAGCCGATGCCCGCCCATCCTTGATTCAGATGCCATGTATGCACTGTTTCTGCCGCGACATCGTCATCCGTTGCCATGCCGACATGATGAACGACGATACAGTCTGTCACAAAGCGGTTTTCGAGCGATCCGAATTTCAAATGTGTCGGACGAACGGTGACACCGGGCAGCACCGATGGAATGTACCATGATGCCTCTGCTGCGGCAGGGAAGAAGGGAAAGACGGCAGCACCGATGCCGACGAGTGCCAGACGGCGTAAAAATTCTCTACGAGTCATGTGGGATCTCCTGATAGGAATACGTTTGGTTACTGAGATGGAGCTCCGCGTCATGAAGGGCAAAAAGTGTCGAGCGATGCCCGACGCTGATGATGCTTGCGTTGGGGAGTTCCTGATGCAGCAGCGCATAGAGCGCGTGCTCGCGTGCCTCGTCGAGGGCGGATGTCGCCTCGTCGAGGAAGATCCAGTCGGGGCGGATGAGCAGGATGCGTGCAAAGGCAAGCCGCTGCTGTTCACCAAGTGAGAGGATGCGGCTCCAGTCGTCCACATCGTCGAGACGTGCAGCAAAATGATCCATGCCGACCAGCTTCAAAATACGTGCGATTTCCGCATCGGATGCCGCTGCCGTACGCGGATAGGAGAGTGCGCGGCGCAGCGAACCGAGGACGAGATAGGGGCGTTGGGGGAGAAAGAGGCGCTTTGCCCCCTGCGGCAGTGCGATCGTACCCTTGCCGTACGGCCAAATCCCCGCGAGTGCACGGAGCAGGGTGCTCTTTCCTGCACCCGATGCGCCTGTCACGAGCACATGACTGCCGCGCACAAGATGCAGTGTGCATGACGTGAGGAGCGGTGTGCCGTCCGGAAGATCGATGGAGAGATCCTGTAGTATGAGGGCGTCGTTTGCTCCCTCGCTCCGCACAATATCACTCGTGACGCGTGCAGATTCCTCGATGTGCTGCGTAAATCCCGTCAGTCGCTGAATCACAGCGGCAAGTTCCGCGATGGAGCTGTAGGACTCGACGAAGAAGGAGAGTGCGTCCTGCACGCGTCCGAATGCCGAGATGGTCTGCATGAGTCCACCGAGTGCCATTTCGCCCGCGTAGTAGCGCGGCGCTGCCATGATGAGCGGAAAGATGATCGCGAGCTGACCGTAGCCGTTGACGTAGAAGTTCAGCAGCTTCGTACGGCGCATGAGCCCCCAGTAATTCTTGATGACGTTTGCGAACCGCTCCTTGAACCCGACCCCTTCCGCCATCTCACCGCGGTAAAATGCGATGCTCTCGCTGTTTTCGCGCACGCGCATCATGCTGAAACGAAAGTCCGCCTCATAGCGCTGCTGATCGAAGTTCAGACGGATGAGCTTCTTTCCGACGATGTGGACGAAATACGTCCCCAGTCCCGAGTAGAGGAGGGACAGCCAGAACATATAGCCGTAGACTGTGAACTCTGTACCGCCGATGGGGACGGTAACTGCACCCGAGAGATTCCAGAGTACGACGGCAAATGCCCCGAGCGTCGTCAGCTGCTTGAGGATGCCGACGAGGAGCGTCAGCGTCAGGCTGACGAACTGGTTGATGTCCTCGCTGATGCGCTGGTCAGGGTTGTCCGTATCGCTGCGCAGTACCTGCAGACGGTAGTAGACCTGTCCGTGCATCCAGCGTGCGAGATACTGCTCCGTCATCCATGTGCGCCAGTTGATCGTAAGCATTTGCCGCAGATAAACAGCGTAGACTGCAATGACAATATAGATGAACGCGAGTCCCGTGAACTCACCGATGAGCGGCCAGAATGATGCCCAGTCATACGCCTGCAGCGCGTCGTAGAACACACGGTACCAGTCGTTGATCCGCACGAGCAGGTACACCATGATGAGATTCAGTGCAATGACCGCCGCGAGCAGACCGCGCGCCTTCCATTTTTCGGGGGAACTCCAATATCCTTTGAACAGCTGCCAGAAGCCGTGCAAGAGGGGTAGCTTCAATCCATAACCTCCATTCGTCGAAAGAACGGCTTTCATTATAGTATTTTTTTACGTGGTCTGCAAGAGATTCCCTAAGAGTAATAAAAATAATGATATTTGTTATCGTTGACGTGAATAAAAATATATAGTAGAATAAATTCGTTTATGATGGATGGCGCGGGTGATTCTTACAGAAGGGAAGGAACGGTTACACAATGGGCTTTCTTGCACAGGGGATGAATTTTTTTCAGCAGGGCGGACTGGTCATGTACTTCCTGCTTGCAGCGTCGATCTTTGTTGTATTCATCGGCATTGAGCGTGCGTTCTACTTCGGGCGCATGGATGCGGGGCGTGCATTTGCACATGAGTTTATGCTGCATATCGCTAACGGCAGATATCAGGATGCTGTCACGCTGACGGATACGCATCGCGGCGCGATTGCGGACATCCTGTTCAGTGCGGTTACAAAGAACAGCAAGAACTCGCGCAAGATGTCCTCCTACATGGAGATCCAGTCGGGCATCGCGCTCTCGAAGCTGCGCAACCGTATGTACTATCTGAGCGTTATTGTCACAATGGCACCGCTGCTCGGACTCCTCGGTACGATCAGCGGCATGATCTCGACGTTCAGCGTGTTCAACATCGAGGCGGGCGAGCCGAGTGCCATTACGGGCGGTGTCGGCGAGGCTCTGATTGCAACAGCGATGGGATTGTGCGTCGCGATCATCGCCCTCGCGGTACACGCATATTTTTCCCAGCGCATCGAGAATATTGTCACGGATATGGAGATGTGTTTTTCCGCCGCCGAGAGCAACCGTGTAGAACTGGCGCGTGCGGCGGGGGTCAAGGGCGTGCTCGAAACCTCTCTGCATACCGGAGAAACGGCGGAAGGTGATGAGGCATGAGACTGCGCGACAGAAGGGCGTTTGAAAAACCTGAGGTCATGATTATCCCTATGATCGACATCATGTTTTTCCTGCTCGTGTTCTTCATCATGAGTACGCTCTACATGGTAAACCTAAAGACCGTGGATGTGAATCTGCCGAAGGCACAGACGGCACAGACCCAGCTGAACGTCACCTATCTCGTCACCGTACGCAAGGACGGCTCGCTCTGGCTTGAGGACAAGCAGATCGACGAAGCGACCCTCCTGCGCCGTGCGCGTGCCGAGAGTCAGAAGAACCCGCGTTTTGCCGTCGTCGTTCGCGCGGATGGGGATCTGAACTACAGCGGTGTTATGGAGCTGCTGGATAAGTTCCGCAAGGAGGGAATCACGCGATTCGGACTTGCGGCGGAGTGAGTACGTATATGAAAAGACCGAAGTCACTGCGGCTTCGGTCTTTGTGTTACGGCGATATTTCGGTGTACGGCTGCGCCTCAAGGCGTATCTCGAACGTGCGCGGCCATGGGTAGTATGCTGTGATATTGCTTTGCATAACACGCAGACGCATATCGTTCTGTATGAACGGGGCGCGAAATGCGGCGGTGGATTCATAGCTGCGGATGCGGCGGTTGAGGTCGTTTGTGAGCAGGTCGTTTGCCCAGCGCCAGTTGCGCGTGAGGTCGAGGTCTGCGGTGTTCCGATAGCCCGCTGTGCGGAGCGTATCGTTCACGCGGTCGATTGTTTCCTTTAGATAAAACTCGTCCTCTGCGATGCGTCCCGTGAGAAATGCGAGATTTGCATATGTGCTGCGCTCACGCTCCTCCTTATTGGGGGCTTTCTGCATGGCGCAGTGATAGAGGACAGCCTCTGCGAGTGCCGTACCGATGGCGTTGCTCGCCGTGTTCCATCCTGCATACGCCGTGAGCGCATTTACAGGCACATTCTTTTCCACCAGAATCGGGAGCAGCGTCTCCTCTGCGCGGAAGTGCCGCGCGAGATCGACGAGCGCGACATTTGTCCCTGCCGCGAGCATATTCTTGACGGCGGCTGCGGCGGGGGCGCGTGTGCCGAGTGTGTCCATCGCATTGTCGCCCGCCGAGAGAACGAGCGTCAGATCGCTGCGTCCACCATCCTCTGCAAGCGATGCGCCGAGCATTGCAATCTTTTCGCGTGCCGTTACATCGTTCGAGACCGCCATAAACGGGAAAATCATATCTGCCATATCCGCCCGCGCATAGCGCAGGGCGATGCGCGGAGCTGCGCCGCCGTGCGCACACAGATCATCGACCGCCATGCGTGCGAGCATGGTGAGCGCGATTTCATCCGCACCGTGCACAATCATCGCCCGCTCTTGGGCGATGTTTTTTTGTGTCAGCAGTGCGGCGAGCTCCATTTTTTTCAGATTGCCGACGGAATACTCCTCTCCGTCGTCCTGTCCGAGGATGAGGCGCGTGAGTACACCCTCCTCCGTGAGCTCGATGAGCATGGAGGCGAGTGCCGTGCTCTCGTCGAAGTGTGCGAGATATTTTTCCAGATCGTCGGGTGGGAACTCTCCGCGCAGCCGCTCCATCTCGTTCTCATCGACGGGCAGTCCCGCTCCCGCACGTCCGAGTAGACGCGCGTAGGCGAGTAGGGAACGCCGCTCACGCCAACCCTCGATCCCATCCTGCGGAATCGCACGCGGCAGGATGTAGAATGCGTGCAGGGGGACATTCGGGTGCGCCGTGTGCAGTGCGCGCAGATATGCGGCAAGCGCGTCGATGTCGGCATGAGAAATATGTGCCTCACGCGCCGCGAGCAGCCCGCCCGAGAGCAGCTGATCGATCGAGAGAATGACGGCGTCGGCATTTCCCATATGCTCCGCGAGCCAGCGGCGCATTTCCTCCGTTTCACCGGGTTTCGAGTAATAGTCCATATACTCTGTGGGCGGCGTTACAATCGTGCACCCGATGATCTTCCCGCCGTTTACGACAAACTCTCGGCACGGCGGGCGCGAGTCGAGCGGCACAAGGAGGAGCGGTCGTTGCCCCTCGGTGCTGTTATCCATCGCAGCGTGCAGCGTGCGCCACTGTCCCGTATCGCTCGGATGAAATACAACGTGAAAGAGGAGGAGGGAGAGCATAAGAAAAGCGGCGACCATCCCGAAATTCTGCCTCATGCGTTCCCTCCTCCCTTTTGGTGCATTCATTTCAACTGGAAGTATTTTACTGGATACTGCTGTGTTCTGCAATCCCGTGTTTGCTGTCGAATTGATTCCTGCGCGAAAAGGTGCAGGGAAAATTGCATCTTTTCATGCGCTATGACTGCTAGAATGTGGACATGGATAAGGCAGTGAGCACAACGGATGGAGGGATGACCTATGACGACGATGAATCACTTGAAGGTCAATCTGCACATTACCGAGCGGTGCAATTTCAAATGCCGGTACTGCTTCGCGCACTTCGAGAACAAGAATGATATGGGAATCTCCGATTGGAAGCGCGTGATCGATAATCTGAAGCGGAGCGGTATGGTGACGAAGATCAACTTTGCGGGCGGTGAGCCGGTACTGCACAAGGATTTTGCGGAGATCGTCGACTATGCCTACGGGCAGGGATTCCAGCTCTCCGTGATCTCGAACGGCTCGCTGCTGCTCGATCGGAAAAACTTGCCGCAGGACTTCTTTCGTAAAATCACGACGCTTGGGATTTCTGTAGACAGCATCGTACCGGAAACACTTCAAAAACTTGGCTGCTGCGATGCAGGCGACAATGTGTTGACGAAGGAGAAGCTGGCGCGGCTCTTGTCTGTGGCAAAAACGGAAAACCCCGATCTTATCATCAAGCTGAACACGGTCGTCACGAACCTAAACGCCGGGGAGAAGCTCACACATCTGGAACGGGAACTTCCGATTGCCCGATGGAAGTTCCTCAAGATGAAGCGTTTCGACGACGGGCAGCGCACGAACAAGAGCCTCGAAATCGACGAGGAGACGTTTCAGAACTTCCTGCGCAGCAACGCCCGTATGCAGGGGGAGAGTGTTCCCGAAAGCTCCCTTGCGCGTTCCTACATCATCATCGACAACCGTGGTTCTCTCATCGACAACGCAGAGGATCACTACAAGACCGTCGGCAGTCTGCTTCGTGAGGAATTTCGGACGGTGTTTTCCCGCTACGCATTCGATGAGGAACTCTATGCAAGCCGGTATGAACAGGTCGGATGAGGAGCGTTCTTCCCTCCGATCATTCTTGCAGATGATGTGTATATTCGGTAAAATAAGAGATAGCTTAGGAGGTGTGTGTTTTCATGAGACAGAACATTGCCATCAATTTTTTCAGTCCGGTACATATGGGGAAGGGCGTGGATGCAGCGACGGGGCTGCGTTTCGCCTGTGTGACAGAGAACCCGTTTATTCTGGAGGTGGGGACAGAGCCGTTCCCCGGCTTCCAGACGAACGAAGCCCCGCTTGCCAATGTGGTCGACCTGCTTGCACGGGATGGGGAGCAGTTGGATCGCGTCTATTGCCTCGTTACGCCGCAGTGCATCTCAAGAGCAATGGGCGGCGAGAATAGTGATCTTTTGGTGATTGAGAATGAGGCGCGGCGTATTTATCCGAGCCCGTTCGATTTTTGGTGTACCCGTATGAAGCGGCTGCGTCCTGCACTCACGGAAGCCATATTCATCCCGATCCTGCTCCGCTATCGTGAGGACGCTCTCATTGAGGATATTGAGGGTCATGTTGCATCCCTTACAGAACGCATCAAGGCAGATGCCGGCGGCTTCGCTGCATGGGGAGACTGTCACATCTATGCGGATATTACAGGCGGGGCGCGTTATGTCAACATGATGATGACCTCGGTTCTGCAATTCCTGCAATATGACGGTATGCAGATTGAGAAGATGCTCTATGCGGATTTTCATACCCTTTCGCAGGAGAACCGCATCTTTGACGTGCGTGCCGCTGGTGATGTTTATAAGTTGGTTGCGGGTGCGGATGCATTCGTCTCCTACGGTATTTCTCGAACCATCGAGGAATATTTCGGCTATGACGCAGCGACAGGTCGAGCGGCAAAACCCATTGGCAGTGCGCTCAAGGACGTACTCGGCGCAATGCACACGTTTTCCGATGTGATTCAGATCTGTCAGACGGGAAATGTGCCACACGCGTTAGACGGATTAAGTGAGGCACTTGCGGCATTCTTGGAGATGCCCGAAGAAGAACGTACGGTGGATGACCGTATGTTCATGCAGATCATAGATACGATCACAGAGGGGGATGGTGCATTGCTTGCGGTGGCGGACGACGAGACGGAACGCTATGAGGTCATCATCCGCTGGTGTGCAGAGAAGGGGCTCCTCCAACAGGCGATGACCTTTGCGACGGAGTGGCTGCCCGTCTGCTTCATCCGGCGCAAAATCGTCTATCCTCTGCCCATGCTCCGTTCCTGTGCGAGGTCGGCGGTGGATCGGATGCACCCCGGGTGGATGCAGAACTTCATCATCAGTCCGAACCTTTACTGGAATGCCATTCAGGAGCGCAAGAAAAAGAACGATCCGATTGTTCTTCAACTGGGGCTTGAAAAGTGTACATTTCAGCAGGGCGACCCCAACAGCAGTGAAGCACGGTGGGCGGCATGGCAGGATACATGGCAGCAACTGCTCGAAAAGGTGGAGGTCGTGCGGACGGATTGCGGAAAGAGTCTCATGTTTGACTGCTTGCGTACACACTTTTACCTGCGAGAGCGGCGAAATCTGATGAATCATGCAATCGCGGAAAATGTATCGCGCAGGGAAATCGGAGTGCTGCTCGACGATGCACTTACGGCACTTGCTGCGGCTACGGACAGGATACAGAAGGGAGCAATGTAACGTGCGGAAGGATATTATGCTTTGCTTTTTGAGCGATGTCAAAACCAAAGACGAAAAAATTTCTGTCGCAGAGTATCAGAACATAGGAGACCAAAAAGAATGTCATACAACGAATGAATCCGCTGTCCGCTATTTGCTATACGGATCGAATGAGCCTGTGGATAAGTTGTCGCGGCTCTTTCTCGTGCGGACGAACAAAGTTGCTGGAAATATTACTTGTCTTGTGAAAGAACAGGATTTGGAAGGCAAGCGGACTTCTCGCTACATAGACTACAAAGATGAGCAGGAGAGAACATGGACGCATTATAAGTATTTCTTGCACCGCATTTCTGAGCTTATAGCGGATACAGAGGAGATTGAAGATGTCAGGGTTAGGGACATTGTCGAACATATTGATTTTGATGAGGATGAGCCCATTGAAGAAAATATGAACGCACTTATCCGCGTTGCCTCCCGCGTACGCGCCTATGCGAAGAGCGTCCGAGAAGATGACCCTGCGGCAGAGATTGTTCTCCATGTTGACTGTACGGGCGGAATGCGCAACGCCTCTATGATTCTCGTTGCACTCATGCGTCTCCTCCAATATGAGCGCATCGAGATTGGTAAAGTTCTCTACTCGAATTTCAATCGAAATGACCCACAAAAGAATCGGGTGGAGGAAGTCAATCCCTTGTACTCATTCTTTGATCTCGTTGCGGGAGCGGAAGAATTCGTCCGTCATGGGGAAGTGACCGTGCTGAACAAGTTCTTTGAGAAGCGGGAGCGCAGCACCCATCTGGATACACTCCTCAATGCCATGCAGAAGTTTGCAGAGGAATTGAAGCTCTGCCATTACGGTGATTTGAGTGAGGCGATTACAGTCCTTCGAGATGCCATTCATGATTTTCCGGAGATCTCTCCCTCCGATGTATCATCGGCGGCAAAGCAGAACGACGACCTCATGCGTCAGATGCTTGGGCGCATTCAGGAGGACTATGCGCCGATTCTGAAGGAGAAACTCGACGACATCGCACTCATCCGATGGTGCATTTCTCATAATCTCCTTCAGCAGGCGATGACACTCTTTACCGAACGTGTGCCGGAGTCCTTGGTCAAATCAGAATTTTTGTGGATTCAACCCGCTTATCAAACAGATTTTTCCAACGAGCAAAAGAAGGATTCGATGAAGCGGACGGAAGCTTTCTATCTTGTCAATGTCTATCCGGAGCAACGCCGATATGTAGGACAACAGAAAGACACGCAGGACACGATGCTGAACCGAGGAAAACAGGTATGGAAGGAGCGGTTTGGAGAATTTCTGCAAAACCTTCTGACGGAGCCGCACCATGTAGAGAAGCAAGACATTCACAAGCTGCTTGAAAAGCCGTTGCTTGAATTCGATGAAATACGCTTAAGCAATGCAGCGGAATTGGGCAAAATTCTCTTTTCCATTCATACGATGTGCAGAGCGCAGGCGGGAGAGATTTCACCGGTAAGAGCAGAGATGAAAAAATATCTTGACTACGTTCAAACATGGGTTGCAGATAAAAAAGTAAGTAAAAATGATCTAAAAGAGGATATTTTTACAAAAGACGACCACGAGCTTGCGGGAACGATCATCAAATTCATGGAGGAAAAAGTTGGTCAGGCAAGGTTTTATCTTAGTGTAGAACGGATGCGTGGAGCAGTCAGAATGAACGAGGGGCGACTCTGTTCGTGGAATCCGGAAAAGGCACGCAGTATCCTCACACGGTATTTTGACATCAAGGATGAGCGGAACCATACGAGCCATGCCGGCAACAAAACAAGACGATTTGACGCTGCCGAATTGGAAAAGCAGATGAGCGTAGCACTTGATGAAATCGAGACTGTTTGCGCGAAAAAACCGGTGGAACGAAATGCGTTTATCAACCACACAAATCACCCCTCCTCGCGTTGGGAGGAAGGGCAGAGACGCGCCGTAGGAAAAGATCGAAAGATTATTGATTGGCCGTTTCCCTTAATTCCCGCCGATGGGGGGGAGGAGGAAGTGCGTCGCCTTGCGGAGGAGAATGCACGCATGATCCTTGCATATCGCCCTTCAGCGGTGCTTGTGCAGGGCGAGTTCAGTTATACTTTTGCCCTTGTCAGCATCTTGAAGGAGGCAGGAATCCCAACCCTCTCTGCGTGCAGTGAGCGCCTTGTGCATGAGCGCGTCGATGAAAACGGAGAAACGATACGCGAGTCACGCTTTGCATTTCGACGCTTCCGCACCTATTGATCCAATTCCTGCGGAGGGGCGCCGTATTCTCTTTGGTAGAGTTCCTGTGCCTTGCGGAGGCGGCGCACGATCTCGTCGCGGATAGATGTCGGTTCGAGGACGCGGGCATACGGACCGAGCGAGAGAATGCGGCGCAGCACATCTTCTTGTTCAAACGTGCAGAAATAAACGGTGAGATGATAGCTTCCATCCTGCTCAATGAACGCCTTTTTGTCAAAGGCTGAGAACAGCGTGTATGTTCGTTCACGTGCATTACGCGAATCATGAAAGGCAATCGTGACAAAATTGCTCTTCTTATCATCCGTGGTGCGACCGTTTTTCGACAGATATGCCTGCCATGCCTGCCGTGCCGCTTGAAAGGCTTCATATGGCATCGTTGTTGGGATGCAGAGAGGGAGCTGCTTCTCTGAAACAATATGCGGTTCATGCGTTTGTGCATCCCAGAGCAGGAGACTGTATATGCCGTTGGAGGCGTTTTGCCGAAGAAACAGCGGAATGTAGTTCTTCTTTTGGAAGGAGATTCCTTGATGCGTTCGGAGTGCGTATATTACGGTCGTCAACGCCGTATGAATTTCTGAGGGGCGTTGATCGAGCGGATGCCAAATCGGCTGACGTTTCCAACACGAGAGGTCAAAGGGGGCGATATTGACGAGTGCAGAAAGCAGTTTTTCCTTTAGTTCTTTTGACAGGAAGAGATCGGCTTCTTGCGTGAGTAGGCAGGTTTTCAGCCAGCGGCGTTCGAGCGTCGTCGGAAGAATAGGGATTTTGTTCTTCGGTGGAACAACGATGAGATCTTTGGGTGTCAGCTTATGGGCGGCATTTTCTTTGATTTTATCCGACGCTGCAGCAGTTATTTCAAAATGAAATGCCGCCATGATATATTGACAAAATAGGTGTTCATGCTCAATTCTGTAGTATGGCGCGTCACGTAATAACTTCTGCATGGTAGGCATTTCTTGCTCACGTTTTGCCATGTCACATAGACGATTGTGCCGGTCAATCAGCCAGCGATATGTACCTGCATGAACTTCTTGGAAGAGTGTGTCCATGGAGGATTTTGATTTCTGCTTATTATTGGCATCAGTGGGCTCTTGAGGTTCTTCGGATTCTGCTTCTGTGTCAATTATATTTGGATGTCCGTCGTAGAGCTGAAGCGTTTGCTCAATGCCGCAGCGCATATCCGTATGCAGATGCGTTTTCGTACTTGGCAAGATTTCGATATATGGCAGAAATGTACGGAGGAGAGGGAGATATTTTTTGGGGTCGCGGCAGAACAAGGAGCAGAGCACAGAATCATCTGCATCCTCATGGACAATGATTTTTGGGAGCTCGGCACGCAAACGCTGCATGACGATGTGCTTTTCGTCTGCTGTGTGAAAGAGGAAACGGAGATGTATGTCTGTTTTCCGAAATCTTTCCTTTCGATAAGATGGCGTAGAGGAGGGAGGATCGATGAGGCGGAGATCACTGATCTCCTCAATCCGCAGAAGGTGACGGGATGGTTTGTCCGACTTATATGTGAAAATTGCAATGAGCTGACGCCTTCCATCTCCCTGCTCATCTTCCCGTATTTCGAGTGGATGCACATCTGTGAGTTCGATGTTCGTGAAGCCTTCGTTTTCTTTGCGATGCCAAA of the Selenomonas dianae genome contains:
- a CDS encoding WYL domain-containing protein — its product is MRCGIEQTLQLYDGHPNIIDTEAESEEPQEPTDANNKQKSKSSMDTLFQEVHAGTYRWLIDRHNRLCDMAKREQEMPTMQKLLRDAPYYRIEHEHLFCQYIMAAFHFEITAAASDKIKENAAHKLTPKDLIVVPPKNKIPILPTTLERRWLKTCLLTQEADLFLSKELKEKLLSALVNIAPFDLSCWKRQPIWHPLDQRPSEIHTALTTVIYALRTHQGISFQKKNYIPLFLRQNASNGIYSLLLWDAQTHEPHIVSEKQLPLCIPTTMPYEAFQAARQAWQAYLSKNGRTTDDKKSNFVTIAFHDSRNARERTYTLFSAFDKKAFIEQDGSYHLTVYFCTFEQEDVLRRILSLGPYARVLEPTSIRDEIVRRLRKAQELYQREYGAPPQELDQ